The following coding sequences lie in one Allochromatium vinosum DSM 180 genomic window:
- a CDS encoding AbiV family abortive infection protein, protein MEKLTIDQLHELRLHIFDNAESLHKEAKLLLDNGFYARAFLLAYFTCEELGKIPIVVGVIGRMLKNETVDWKKVKKRFRDHKAKVDSDDFHKYFFGVEVDLLRDSDLKWLDAARAASKDRVNQKNNSTYVDVQGVAVTSPLEQITKEQSVEMLERSFQSLRAHWQAESMTNPIVVAAKKLLQATPKSGAHEL, encoded by the coding sequence ATGGAAAAACTCACGATTGACCAACTGCATGAGTTGAGGTTGCATATCTTTGATAATGCAGAATCTTTGCACAAAGAAGCTAAGCTATTGCTTGATAACGGATTCTATGCTCGAGCGTTTCTGTTGGCATATTTCACTTGCGAAGAGCTTGGAAAGATTCCGATTGTTGTCGGCGTTATTGGTCGTATGCTCAAGAATGAAACCGTAGATTGGAAGAAAGTAAAAAAACGTTTCCGTGATCACAAAGCCAAAGTTGATTCTGACGATTTTCATAAATATTTTTTTGGTGTTGAAGTCGACCTATTACGCGACTCTGACCTCAAGTGGTTGGACGCAGCGAGGGCTGCATCAAAAGATCGCGTAAACCAAAAAAACAATTCAACGTATGTAGATGTTCAAGGTGTTGCAGTAACCTCTCCCTTGGAGCAAATCACAAAGGAACAATCCGTTGAAATGCTGGAGCGCTCCTTCCAATCGCTACGCGCCCATTGGCAAGCTGAAAGCATGACAAACCCAATAGTCGTTGCGGCTAAAAAGTTGCTCCAGGCGACGCCAAAAAGCGGCGCGCACGAGCTTTGA
- a CDS encoding chlorophyllide a reductase iron protein subunit X, with product MTVSVNIPAPSAPSLKQTQIIAIYGKGGIGKSFTLANLSYMMAQQGKKVLLIGCDPKSDTATLLFGGRNCPTILGVSSEKKKAGEQVAISDICFKRDGVFAMELGGPEVGRGCGGRGIIHGFELLEGLGFHEWDFDYVLLDFLGDVVCGGFGLPIARDLCQKVIIVGSNDLQSLYVANNVCSAVEYFRGLGGNVGVAGMVINKDDGTGEAQAFAAAAGIPILATIPAHEEIRRKSANYEIIGRPDGPWGPLFAELAGHVAEAPPVRPNPLAHEVLLDLFKGDQVGRHVVLEPARPEDMSDISASVKPSLEVVYDDA from the coding sequence GTGACTGTATCCGTCAACATCCCCGCGCCGAGCGCGCCCTCGCTCAAGCAGACCCAGATCATCGCCATCTATGGCAAGGGCGGAATCGGCAAGAGCTTCACGCTCGCCAATCTGTCCTACATGATGGCGCAACAGGGCAAGAAAGTGCTCCTGATCGGCTGTGATCCGAAGAGCGACACCGCCACGCTGCTGTTCGGCGGGCGCAACTGTCCGACCATCCTCGGCGTCTCCAGCGAGAAGAAGAAGGCCGGCGAGCAGGTCGCGATCAGCGACATCTGTTTCAAGCGCGACGGCGTGTTCGCGATGGAACTCGGCGGACCCGAGGTCGGGCGCGGCTGTGGCGGGCGCGGCATCATCCACGGCTTCGAGCTGCTGGAAGGGCTGGGCTTCCATGAGTGGGACTTCGATTATGTGCTGCTCGACTTCCTGGGCGACGTGGTGTGCGGCGGCTTCGGGCTGCCGATCGCACGCGATCTGTGCCAGAAGGTCATCATCGTCGGCTCCAACGATCTCCAGTCGCTCTATGTCGCCAACAATGTCTGTTCGGCGGTCGAATACTTCCGGGGTCTGGGCGGCAATGTCGGCGTGGCCGGCATGGTGATCAACAAGGACGACGGCACCGGCGAGGCGCAAGCGTTCGCGGCGGCGGCCGGGATTCCGATCCTGGCGACCATTCCGGCGCATGAGGAGATCCGTCGCAAGAGTGCCAATTACGAGATCATCGGGCGTCCAGACGGTCCCTGGGGGCCGCTGTTTGCGGAGCTGGCCGGCCATGTCGCCGAGGCGCCGCCGGTGCGTCCCAATCCGCTGGCGCACGAGGTGCTGCTGGATCTGTTCAAGGGCGATCAGGTCGGGCGGCATGTGGTGCTGGAGCCGGCGCGTCCCGAGGACATGAGCGACATCTCGGCGAGCGTCAAGCCGTCGCTCGAAGTCGTCTACGACGACGCCTGA
- a CDS encoding carotenoid 1,2-hydratase — MLGSVFSPYYAWSRQRGNADPLDHCALNVALYGRRGKRWAMTERGRAALQRDRTNLVIGPSHVHWEGDALVIDIDEISAPIPSRLRGRVRVHPSGINGRDFALDAAGRHRWWPIAPLARVEVDFTNPGLSWKGTGYLDSNRGSEPVERAFQGWDWSRAELKHGAAILYDTRARDDQGAHLALRFDANAEVDEFALPPRAPLPTTSVWRIERGIQCEAGDEPRVVTTLEDTPFYARSVVETRLLGQRATSVHESLCLDRFSTQWVKVLLPFRMPRVKR, encoded by the coding sequence ATGCTCGGCAGCGTCTTCTCGCCCTACTATGCCTGGTCGCGTCAGCGCGGCAACGCCGATCCGCTCGATCATTGCGCGCTCAATGTCGCCCTCTACGGACGCCGGGGCAAGCGCTGGGCGATGACCGAGCGCGGACGCGCCGCGCTGCAACGCGACCGCACCAATCTGGTCATCGGTCCCAGCCATGTGCATTGGGAGGGCGATGCCCTGGTGATCGACATCGATGAGATCAGCGCGCCCATTCCCTCGCGTCTGCGCGGCCGGGTGCGCGTCCATCCGAGCGGGATCAATGGGCGTGACTTCGCGCTGGATGCGGCCGGGCGCCATCGCTGGTGGCCGATCGCACCGCTGGCGCGGGTGGAGGTCGACTTCACGAACCCCGGTCTGAGCTGGAAGGGCACGGGCTATCTGGACTCCAATCGGGGCTCGGAACCCGTGGAGCGGGCCTTTCAGGGCTGGGACTGGTCGCGCGCCGAACTGAAGCACGGAGCGGCGATTCTCTATGACACCCGCGCACGGGACGATCAGGGCGCACACCTGGCGCTGCGCTTCGATGCCAATGCCGAAGTCGATGAGTTCGCGCTACCGCCGCGCGCGCCGCTGCCGACGACCAGCGTCTGGCGCATCGAGCGTGGTATTCAGTGCGAGGCGGGCGATGAGCCGCGAGTGGTGACGACGCTGGAGGATACGCCCTTCTACGCGCGCTCGGTCGTCGAAACGCGTCTTCTGGGGCAACGTGCCACCTCAGTCCATGAGAGCCTGTGTCTGGACCGCTTCAGCACCCAATGGGTGAAGGTGCTGCTGCCGTTCCGCATGCCTCGGGTCAAGCGCTGA
- a CDS encoding DUF4160 domain-containing protein, producing the protein MPTISMFYGVIIRMYFAPNEHPPPHFHVYYAEFKALVDIRTCEIMEGNLPKKQAKLVLAWAELHQDELMANWSLVMNGEEPFKIQPLQ; encoded by the coding sequence ATGCCGACAATTTCAATGTTTTATGGGGTCATCATTCGGATGTACTTCGCGCCGAACGAGCACCCGCCGCCACATTTTCATGTGTATTACGCCGAGTTCAAGGCGTTGGTTGATATACGGACTTGCGAGATCATGGAAGGAAATTTGCCGAAGAAGCAAGCGAAGCTGGTTCTTGCTTGGGCAGAGCTGCACCAAGATGAATTGATGGCGAATTGGAGTCTTGTCATGAATGGTGAAGAGCCATTCAAAATTCAACCTCTTCAGTAA
- a CDS encoding phytoene/squalene synthase family protein, which produces MPQLSSDHNNTKKTHATAADIAACRELLRCGSRSFYAASFLLPARFRDPAIALYAFCRIADDAIDCVGDDPVLQAEALEMLNDRLDRLYAGTPIDDPIDRALADVVRDFAIPKRLLEALFEGFEWDAEGRRYEDLSGIYDYSARVAGTVGAMMAALMGARSEEMVARACDLGVAMQITNICRDVGEDARNGRIYLPLSWVREAGVDPDEWLKNPVFNEAIASVVRRLLQTADELYQRSDAGIAGLPLGCRAGINAARYLYAEIGRQVERQGLDSISQRAVVPAPRKLQLLAPILGRAVVSARPVEAPALEETRFLVEAVVAETPQRTPAGVGERVIWVLELFQQLEERERAALSVR; this is translated from the coding sequence ATGCCTCAACTTTCGTCTGACCATAACAACACCAAGAAGACGCATGCGACGGCGGCCGACATCGCCGCCTGTCGCGAGCTGTTGCGCTGCGGCTCGCGGTCGTTCTATGCCGCCTCTTTCCTGCTGCCGGCGCGTTTCCGCGATCCGGCGATCGCGCTCTATGCCTTCTGCCGCATCGCCGATGACGCCATCGACTGCGTCGGCGATGATCCGGTCCTCCAGGCCGAGGCGCTGGAGATGCTCAACGACCGGCTCGACCGGCTCTATGCCGGCACGCCGATCGACGATCCGATCGACCGTGCGCTCGCCGACGTGGTGCGCGACTTCGCCATCCCCAAGCGCTTGCTGGAGGCGCTGTTCGAGGGCTTCGAATGGGATGCCGAGGGGCGGCGCTACGAGGATCTGTCCGGGATCTACGACTATTCGGCGCGCGTCGCCGGTACGGTCGGGGCCATGATGGCGGCGCTGATGGGCGCACGTTCGGAGGAGATGGTCGCGCGCGCCTGTGATCTGGGCGTGGCGATGCAGATCACCAACATCTGCCGCGACGTCGGCGAGGACGCGCGCAACGGGCGTATCTATCTGCCGTTGTCCTGGGTGCGCGAGGCGGGTGTCGATCCCGACGAGTGGCTGAAGAATCCGGTCTTCAACGAAGCCATTGCCTCGGTGGTGCGGCGTCTGCTTCAGACCGCCGACGAACTCTATCAGCGCTCGGATGCCGGGATCGCCGGTCTGCCGCTCGGCTGTCGCGCCGGGATCAACGCCGCGCGCTATCTCTATGCCGAGATCGGGCGTCAGGTCGAACGCCAGGGGCTGGACTCGATCTCGCAACGGGCCGTGGTACCGGCGCCGCGCAAGCTGCAACTGCTCGCGCCCATCCTGGGCCGCGCGGTCGTGAGTGCGCGTCCTGTCGAGGCGCCCGCGCTGGAGGAAACACGTTTCCTCGTCGAAGCCGTCGTCGCCGAGACGCCGCAACGCACTCCGGCAGGCGTCGGCGAGCGTGTGATTTGGGTACTAGAATTGTTTCAGCAACTCGAGGAGCGCGAGCGCGCGGCCTTGAGTGTTCGCTGA
- a CDS encoding polyprenyl synthetase family protein: MDATTRIEQALAAAIDTVAVPGCPPRLAEAVRHAVFPGGARVRPRLCLAVAAACGSRDYAAADAAGVAIELLHCASLVHDDLPCFDDSPLRRGVPSVHRAFGEPLAVLAGDALIILAFEHLARVLADSPERLAPLLLTISRSVGMPHGITAGQAWECEPQVTVEEYHRAKTGSLFTAATAAGALVAGADAEAWSVVGDKIGEAYQVADDLRDVAASAQEVGKPVGRDAVLNRPSAAGELGIDGAIARLRGLVTGAIDAIPACPGRDQFAEVLMAESRRIMPKDLAQRAA; encoded by the coding sequence ATGGATGCCACAACGAGAATCGAGCAGGCGTTGGCCGCTGCCATAGACACCGTGGCCGTCCCCGGCTGTCCGCCGCGTCTGGCCGAGGCGGTACGTCACGCCGTCTTTCCCGGCGGCGCGCGGGTGCGTCCGCGGCTGTGTCTGGCCGTTGCCGCGGCCTGTGGCAGCCGGGATTATGCGGCCGCTGATGCGGCCGGCGTGGCCATCGAGCTGCTGCATTGCGCCTCGCTGGTGCACGACGACCTGCCCTGTTTCGACGACTCGCCGCTGCGCCGTGGCGTGCCCTCAGTGCATCGCGCCTTCGGTGAGCCGCTGGCGGTGCTGGCCGGCGATGCGCTCATCATCCTCGCCTTCGAGCATCTGGCGCGCGTCCTGGCCGATTCGCCCGAGCGACTGGCACCGCTGCTGCTGACCATCAGCCGCTCGGTCGGCATGCCGCACGGCATCACGGCCGGACAGGCCTGGGAGTGCGAGCCGCAGGTCACGGTCGAGGAATACCATCGCGCCAAGACCGGGTCGCTGTTCACGGCGGCGACGGCGGCCGGCGCCCTGGTCGCGGGTGCGGACGCCGAGGCCTGGAGCGTCGTCGGCGACAAGATCGGCGAAGCCTATCAGGTGGCTGACGATCTGCGCGACGTGGCCGCCAGCGCCCAGGAAGTCGGCAAGCCGGTCGGACGCGATGCCGTGCTCAACCGGCCCAGCGCGGCGGGTGAGCTGGGCATCGACGGGGCCATCGCGCGTTTGCGCGGTCTGGTGACAGGCGCCATCGACGCGATTCCGGCCTGTCCGGGACGCGATCAGTTCGCCGAGGTGCTGATGGCCGAGTCGCGCCGCATCATGCCCAAGGATCTGGCCCAGCGCGCCGCCTGA
- a CDS encoding alcohol dehydrogenase catalytic domain-containing protein produces MPNLEALAVVLEAPERLALQRLPLTPPEAGDVVVDMEWSGISTGTERLLWSGTMPPFPGMGYPLVPGYESVGRVSYAGPDSGLTVGQRVFVPGARCYGEVRGLFGGAASRVVAPGARLLPVPESLGEQGVLLALAATAYHAIAAPAASTPAHAALRAESAASATASGASASSVATADVGTAPAPHVELVVGHGVLGRLLARIAALGEGTRPVVWETNPVRHSGAEGYGYDVMLPDDDPRRDYRTICDMSGDARILDSLVARLARGGEIVLGGFYHEPVSFTFPPAFMREARFRIAAEFQPSDLAAVRDLLDSGRLSLDGLITHCVPATEADSAYRTAFGDPSCLKMILDWRTHS; encoded by the coding sequence ATGCCGAATCTCGAAGCCCTGGCCGTCGTCCTCGAAGCGCCTGAACGGCTGGCGCTGCAACGCTTGCCGCTCACCCCACCCGAAGCCGGCGATGTCGTCGTCGATATGGAATGGAGCGGGATCAGCACCGGAACCGAGCGCCTGCTGTGGTCGGGCACCATGCCGCCTTTCCCCGGCATGGGTTATCCGCTGGTTCCCGGTTATGAATCCGTCGGTCGCGTCAGTTACGCCGGGCCGGACTCCGGTCTGACGGTCGGGCAGCGCGTCTTCGTGCCCGGCGCGCGCTGTTATGGCGAGGTGCGCGGACTGTTCGGCGGCGCGGCCTCGCGTGTCGTCGCGCCGGGTGCGCGCCTGCTGCCGGTGCCCGAGTCGCTCGGTGAGCAGGGCGTGCTGCTGGCGCTGGCGGCGACCGCCTATCATGCCATCGCCGCACCGGCGGCCAGCACACCGGCTCATGCCGCGCTGCGGGCCGAGTCCGCAGCGAGCGCCACGGCTTCCGGTGCGTCCGCGAGTTCCGTGGCGACGGCTGACGTCGGTACTGCGCCCGCCCCCCATGTCGAGCTGGTCGTTGGTCACGGCGTGCTCGGACGGCTACTGGCGCGCATCGCGGCGCTGGGCGAGGGCACCCGCCCGGTGGTGTGGGAGACCAACCCGGTGCGTCACAGCGGCGCCGAGGGCTATGGCTACGATGTGATGCTCCCCGACGACGACCCGCGTCGCGACTATCGCACCATCTGCGACATGAGCGGCGACGCCAGGATTCTCGACAGCCTGGTCGCTCGGCTGGCGCGCGGCGGCGAGATCGTGCTCGGCGGCTTCTATCACGAGCCGGTCAGCTTCACCTTCCCGCCGGCCTTCATGCGCGAGGCGCGCTTCCGCATCGCCGCCGAGTTCCAGCCGTCAGATCTGGCGGCGGTGCGCGACCTGCTCGACTCGGGCCGACTCTCGCTCGACGGGCTCATCACCCATTGCGTCCCCGCGACCGAGGCGGATTCCGCCTATCGCACCGCCTTCGGTGATCCGAGCTGCCTGAAGATGATCCTCGATTGGAGAACGCATTCGTGA
- a CDS encoding methyltransferase — MRLPEPLLALRNRVLSKPEFQRWASIFPLTRPRAQRRARELFDIVAGFVYSQILQACVQVRLFEILAEGTQSVDDLAPRLGLPVEGARRLLRAAASLELAEARGDDRYALGELGAAMVGNPGIAAMVEHHAMAYADLKDPVALLRGELPQRALQGYWAYVGAEAPAAAGEQAVSGYSELMAQSQRLIADDVLDAYSLQEHRCLLDVAGGDGTFLVTAAKRWPHLRVILFDLPAVAERARARFQREGLGDRATAIGGDVRRDPLPEGADVVSLVRVLHDHDDHDSPNFARAACQALPAGGRLLVAEPMSGTPGAEPIGDAYFGFYLLAMGSGRPRTPAELTEMLRGVGFDRVRQMRTIRPMLTQLLVAQRA; from the coding sequence GTGCGGCTTCCCGAACCTCTACTGGCCCTGCGTAATCGTGTGCTCTCCAAGCCCGAGTTTCAACGTTGGGCCTCGATCTTTCCGTTGACCCGTCCGCGCGCGCAGCGTCGGGCGCGTGAGCTGTTCGATATCGTCGCCGGCTTCGTCTACTCGCAGATTCTGCAAGCCTGCGTGCAGGTGCGGCTGTTCGAGATCCTGGCCGAGGGGACGCAATCGGTCGACGATCTGGCGCCGCGTCTCGGGTTGCCGGTCGAGGGCGCGCGGCGGCTGTTGCGCGCGGCGGCGAGTCTGGAGCTGGCCGAGGCGCGCGGTGATGATCGCTATGCGCTCGGCGAGCTGGGTGCGGCCATGGTCGGCAATCCGGGCATCGCGGCCATGGTCGAGCATCACGCGATGGCCTATGCCGATTTGAAAGATCCGGTGGCCTTGTTGCGCGGTGAACTGCCGCAGCGCGCGTTGCAGGGCTATTGGGCCTATGTCGGCGCTGAAGCGCCGGCCGCGGCGGGTGAGCAGGCGGTCAGCGGCTACAGCGAGTTGATGGCCCAGTCACAACGTCTGATCGCCGACGACGTGCTCGATGCCTATTCGCTCCAGGAGCATCGCTGTCTGCTCGACGTGGCCGGCGGCGACGGCACCTTCCTGGTCACGGCCGCCAAGCGCTGGCCGCATCTGCGCGTGATCCTGTTCGACCTGCCGGCGGTGGCCGAGCGGGCGCGGGCGCGTTTCCAGCGCGAAGGGCTGGGCGATCGGGCGACGGCGATCGGCGGTGATGTGCGCCGCGATCCCCTGCCCGAGGGGGCGGATGTCGTCTCGCTGGTGCGAGTGCTGCACGATCATGACGATCACGATTCACCGAACTTCGCGCGTGCGGCCTGTCAGGCGTTGCCCGCAGGCGGGCGGCTGCTGGTGGCCGAGCCGATGTCGGGCACGCCGGGAGCCGAGCCGATCGGGGATGCCTATTTCGGGTTCTATCTGCTCGCCATGGGCAGTGGTCGGCCGCGCACGCCGGCTGAGTTGACCGAGATGCTGCGTGGGGTCGGCTTCGACCGGGTGCGTCAGATGCGCACCATTCGGCCCATGCTCACCCAGTTGCTCGTGGCTCAACGGGCCTGA
- the bchY gene encoding chlorophyllide a reductase subunit Y, which produces MVQESSTACATAGERPRGPHDQPQTMCPAFGALRVGLRMRRTAMVLVGSGCCVYGLSFTAHFYGARRSIGYVPFDSESLVSGRLFEEAREAVLKLADPDKLDTIVAINLCVPTASGVPLRLLPKELNGVRILGIDVPGFGTPTHAEAKDVLAGAMLQYARLEAEQGPVQAPRGGRSERPTVTLLGEMFPADPVGIGMMLDPLGLAVGPVVPTREWRELYAALDCTAAAAIHPQYQASAREFAAAGRPVVGSAPVGRDGTAAWLDAIGQACGIAQDKVDAAKNKFLPAIGGALAAMPIKGRVIVSGYEGSELLVARLLIESGATVPYVGTACPRTPWNEADLAWLEERGVPVQFRASLEQDLAAVESLEPDLAIGTTPVVQAAKERQIPALYFTNLISARPLMGPAGAGSLAQVINAALANKERFATMRAFFEGVGEGETSGVWPVMPVRRGTAGRAAGKAV; this is translated from the coding sequence ATGGTTCAGGAATCTTCTACCGCGTGCGCCACTGCCGGCGAGCGTCCGCGCGGGCCGCACGATCAGCCGCAGACCATGTGTCCGGCGTTTGGGGCGCTGCGTGTCGGGTTGCGGATGCGCCGCACCGCGATGGTGCTGGTCGGCTCGGGCTGCTGTGTCTATGGGCTGAGTTTCACGGCGCACTTCTATGGCGCGCGGCGCTCGATCGGCTATGTGCCCTTCGACTCCGAGTCGCTGGTCTCGGGGCGGCTGTTCGAGGAGGCGCGTGAGGCGGTGCTCAAGCTCGCCGATCCCGACAAGCTCGATACGATCGTCGCGATCAATCTGTGCGTGCCGACGGCCTCGGGCGTGCCGTTGCGGCTGCTGCCCAAGGAGCTGAACGGGGTGCGGATTCTGGGCATCGACGTGCCTGGGTTCGGGACGCCGACCCATGCGGAGGCCAAGGATGTGCTGGCTGGGGCGATGCTTCAGTATGCGCGTCTGGAGGCGGAGCAGGGGCCGGTGCAGGCACCGCGCGGGGGGCGCAGTGAGCGTCCGACCGTGACCTTGTTGGGTGAGATGTTTCCGGCCGATCCGGTTGGGATTGGGATGATGCTCGATCCGCTGGGGCTGGCGGTCGGGCCTGTGGTGCCGACGCGCGAATGGCGTGAGCTGTATGCGGCGCTCGATTGTACGGCGGCGGCGGCGATCCATCCGCAGTATCAGGCCAGTGCGCGTGAGTTTGCGGCGGCGGGGCGGCCGGTGGTCGGTTCGGCGCCGGTCGGGCGCGATGGGACGGCGGCCTGGCTGGATGCGATCGGGCAGGCGTGCGGGATCGCGCAGGATAAGGTCGATGCCGCGAAGAATAAGTTTTTGCCGGCGATCGGTGGGGCGTTGGCGGCCATGCCGATCAAGGGGCGGGTGATCGTCTCGGGGTATGAGGGATCGGAGTTGCTGGTGGCGCGGTTGTTGATCGAGTCGGGGGCGACTGTGCCCTATGTGGGGACGGCTTGTCCGCGCACGCCCTGGAATGAGGCGGATCTGGCGTGGTTGGAGGAGCGTGGGGTGCCGGTGCAGTTCCGGGCGTCGCTGGAGCAGGATCTGGCGGCAGTCGAGTCGCTGGAGCCGGATTTGGCCATTGGCACCACGCCCGTGGTTCAGGCGGCCAAGGAACGACAGATCCCGGCTCTCTATTTCACTAACCTCATTTCGGCGCGTCCGCTGATGGGACCGGCAGGGGCGGGTTCGCTGGCACAGGTCATCAATGCGGCGCTGGCCAATAAGGAGCGGTTTGCCACCATGCGGGCCTTCTTCGAGGGAGTGGGGGAGGGTGAGACCAGCGGGGTTTGGCCGGTGATGCCGGTTAGGCGTGGGACGGCTGGGCGCGCGGCGGGTAAGGCTGTGTAA
- the crtD gene encoding 1-hydroxycarotenoid 3,4-desaturase CrtD: MPDKQVIVIGAGVGGLVTAIQLAARGLQVRVLERAEAPGGKMREVAVGPHRIDAGPTVFTMRWIFEDIFEAAGARLDEHLELEPLSIIARHAWSEQERLDLHADHERSVEAIGDFAGAAEARGYRAFCEQARTIYTTLDPTFIRASRPSLMGLMGRCGLSGLGNLRGVRPYDSLWDMLGTYFKDERLRQLFGRYSTYCGSSPFMAPATLMLIAHVEQEGVWSVVGGMHRVAQALARLAEGLGATIEYGRDVTGIITRSGGVRGVSLADGEQIAADSVVVNADPAALTSGRLGADVRRALPPLAPERRSLSALTWCLSAETEGFPLARHNVFFGRDYASEFKDVFAQGRLPRDGTVYVCAQDRGTDGNGSPDGPERLFLLLNAPPRGDRHDFDAVEIEQCEQRVFSRLEHCGLRVRRDPERMVMTTPVEFEQRFPATGGALYGQATHGWKASFSRPASRTKIPGLYLAGGSTHPGAGIPMAAMSGRLAAEALLADRRST; the protein is encoded by the coding sequence ATGCCGGATAAACAAGTGATTGTCATTGGCGCGGGCGTTGGCGGACTGGTGACAGCCATCCAACTCGCCGCGCGCGGCCTCCAGGTCCGGGTGCTCGAACGTGCCGAGGCGCCCGGCGGCAAGATGCGCGAGGTGGCCGTCGGGCCGCACCGCATCGATGCCGGTCCGACCGTCTTCACCATGCGCTGGATCTTCGAGGACATCTTCGAAGCGGCCGGCGCGCGGCTCGACGAGCATCTCGAACTGGAACCGCTGTCGATCATAGCACGCCATGCCTGGAGCGAGCAGGAGCGGCTGGATCTCCACGCCGACCACGAGCGCAGCGTCGAGGCCATCGGCGACTTCGCCGGCGCAGCCGAGGCGCGCGGCTATCGCGCCTTCTGCGAACAGGCACGCACCATCTACACGACCCTGGACCCGACCTTCATCCGTGCCTCGCGCCCAAGCCTGATGGGACTCATGGGGCGGTGCGGACTGAGCGGACTGGGGAATCTGCGCGGCGTGCGTCCCTACGACAGCCTCTGGGACATGCTCGGAACCTATTTCAAGGACGAACGTCTACGTCAGCTCTTCGGGCGCTACTCGACCTATTGCGGCTCCTCGCCCTTCATGGCGCCGGCCACGCTGATGCTGATCGCCCATGTCGAGCAGGAAGGCGTGTGGTCGGTGGTCGGCGGAATGCATCGGGTCGCGCAGGCGCTGGCCCGGCTCGCCGAGGGACTGGGCGCGACCATCGAATACGGACGCGATGTCACGGGCATCATCACCCGGTCTGGCGGTGTGCGTGGCGTGAGTCTGGCCGATGGCGAGCAGATCGCGGCCGATTCGGTCGTGGTCAACGCCGATCCGGCGGCCCTGACCAGCGGTCGGCTGGGCGCCGATGTCCGCCGCGCACTGCCGCCCCTGGCGCCCGAACGCCGTTCGCTCTCGGCCCTGACCTGGTGTCTGAGCGCCGAGACGGAGGGCTTTCCGCTGGCCCGGCACAATGTCTTCTTCGGACGCGACTATGCCTCCGAGTTCAAAGACGTCTTCGCCCAGGGACGCCTGCCGCGCGACGGCACCGTCTATGTCTGCGCCCAGGATCGCGGCACCGACGGCAACGGATCGCCGGACGGCCCCGAACGACTCTTCTTACTCCTGAACGCCCCGCCACGGGGCGACCGACACGACTTCGATGCTGTGGAGATCGAGCAATGCGAGCAACGGGTATTCTCACGCCTGGAGCACTGTGGCCTGAGGGTCCGACGCGACCCCGAACGGATGGTGATGACCACGCCCGTGGAGTTCGAACAGCGCTTTCCGGCCACGGGCGGCGCGCTCTATGGTCAGGCGACCCACGGCTGGAAGGCGTCGTTCTCGCGTCCAGCCTCGCGCACCAAGATTCCGGGACTCTATCTGGCGGGCGGGAGCACGCATCCGGGCGCGGGCATTCCCATGGCGGCGATGTCGGGCCGACTGGCGGCGGAAGCGCTACTCGCGGACCGGCGTTCGACCTGA
- a CDS encoding GNAT family N-acetyltransferase yields MNIIQVDSYNLPIYLNLCQSYEGEFSAITDKKPNENGLFELDTQIGGNVLGYLLYEKKSPIGLAAVKAKLGAQCFEVCEFYVVPSFRKQALGKRFAIEIFKMHQGRWEIKQISGAEYATKFWQKTVGEFTGNNFQEDLYQDEYWGQVVRQQFLSAGS; encoded by the coding sequence ATGAATATCATCCAAGTTGATAGCTACAATTTACCTATTTATTTAAATTTGTGTCAGAGCTACGAGGGCGAGTTTTCTGCCATCACCGACAAAAAACCGAACGAGAACGGTCTGTTCGAGCTGGATACTCAGATTGGCGGAAATGTGCTTGGCTACTTGCTTTATGAGAAAAAATCGCCGATCGGCCTTGCCGCTGTGAAAGCAAAATTAGGCGCGCAGTGCTTCGAGGTCTGTGAGTTTTATGTTGTTCCAAGTTTCAGGAAGCAGGCGCTAGGGAAGCGGTTCGCCATCGAGATATTCAAAATGCACCAAGGCCGTTGGGAGATCAAGCAAATCAGCGGTGCTGAGTACGCCACTAAATTCTGGCAGAAGACGGTTGGCGAGTTTACCGGAAACAATTTCCAGGAAGATCTCTATCAGGACGAATATTGGGGACAGGTGGTCAGGCAGCAATTTTTATCGGCTGGCTCCTGA